The sequence AACTGACCCACTTCGGCCATTCCTGCCTGCTCGCCGACTTCGGCGGGACCACGGTGCTGTTCGACCCCGGCAACTTCTCGCACGGCTTCGAGGGCATCACCGGTCTGGCGGCCATCCTGGTCACGCATCAGCATCCGGATCACGCCGACGTGGCGCGGCTGCCGGCCCTGATCGACGCGAACCCGGGCGCCGCGCTCTACGCCGACCCGCAGACCGCCGCCCAGCTGGGCCCGCCCTGGCAGCCGGTGCACGTCGGGGATGCCTTCGGCGTCGGGCCGCTACGGGTGCGCGGGGTGGGCGGGCAGCACGCGGTGATCCACC is a genomic window of Mycolicibacter heraklionensis containing:
- a CDS encoding MBL fold metallo-hydrolase produces the protein MQLTHFGHSCLLADFGGTTVLFDPGNFSHGFEGITGLAAILVTHQHPDHADVARLPALIDANPGAALYADPQTAAQLGPPWQPVHVGDAFGVGPLRVRGVGGQHAVIHPELPMIDNISYLIGDDAHPARLMHPGDALFVPGEPVDVLATPAAAPWMKISEAVDYLRAVAPRAAVPIHQGIIATEARGIYHGRLAEMGRADFQVLPQESAVTF